In Thermococcus stetteri, the following proteins share a genomic window:
- a CDS encoding endonuclease/exonuclease/phosphatase family protein codes for MNGKLKELADSKELLVGISTGILLASSLRVFVAGAYASLEKTFFYGVMFPSVLGVVLLILASAIVGKFSKKVGAGVIVAYALASLATDATEYTHLIAAFAIPVALALVNELDVKYLAIGLVADLGLRVLAVGGEPVDFPHTRILLSALILPGGLLLWKEEGNLSKPGFGLYALASLLELGLIYPNAVLRYSGINVYYLPTFVGYSFVIALALLGGPYLGKRPKVATALLILGAAMLFVRPLGLIGAPLVLVSVVGLVENAKSIGRGELGALYLFVLAALAIGAYVGRDIGLAFMEDRLEALIFASAVVYAAITYGKNSVPGLPNGKEIAGTLAGLAIASILVLAVFNLGPSYAGSKSDVLIWTYNLHQGFGPYEGTFNGYELVKLLEGQKPDILASQEVVGGMIGDGYQDVPLMLSAYLGYAYEYKPAAEGTYGVAVFSRWHMKTEGELNLKSVGQARPAQKVRIEELGIVLVNVHMGLSEEERAMQAEELLSFAESEPVAQIILGDTNAEPEERAIGILTRDYRDAFEKRPPYTFNWGGIDVENIDYILLKKDWPAKVKNYGCLCDVEVSDHRPVWALIELP; via the coding sequence ATGAACGGAAAATTGAAAGAACTTGCTGACAGCAAAGAACTCCTGGTTGGAATAAGCACGGGCATCCTCCTGGCTTCTTCCCTGAGGGTTTTTGTTGCCGGGGCCTACGCAAGCCTTGAAAAGACGTTCTTTTACGGGGTCATGTTCCCGTCCGTGCTCGGGGTGGTGCTCCTCATACTTGCGTCTGCAATCGTTGGAAAGTTCAGCAAAAAAGTTGGAGCGGGGGTTATAGTTGCCTACGCACTGGCCTCTCTCGCTACAGATGCCACGGAATACACCCACCTGATAGCGGCCTTTGCCATCCCAGTTGCCCTCGCGCTCGTCAACGAGCTCGATGTAAAGTACCTGGCAATAGGCCTCGTGGCGGATTTGGGGCTGAGGGTTCTGGCCGTCGGTGGTGAGCCGGTCGACTTCCCGCACACGAGGATTCTCCTCTCAGCCTTAATTCTCCCAGGAGGCCTCCTCCTCTGGAAAGAAGAGGGAAATCTGTCCAAACCCGGCTTCGGCCTATACGCCTTGGCTTCACTCCTTGAACTGGGACTCATCTATCCGAACGCTGTCCTGAGGTACTCCGGGATCAACGTCTACTACCTCCCAACCTTCGTTGGCTATTCCTTCGTGATCGCCCTTGCACTCCTAGGTGGGCCCTACCTGGGCAAGAGACCCAAAGTTGCCACAGCCCTTTTGATTCTGGGCGCGGCCATGCTCTTTGTACGGCCCCTCGGCCTAATAGGAGCCCCCCTCGTCCTCGTCTCTGTAGTTGGACTCGTTGAGAACGCTAAGAGCATCGGTAGGGGGGAGCTGGGGGCCCTCTACCTGTTCGTCCTGGCAGCTCTTGCCATAGGGGCATACGTAGGAAGGGACATTGGATTAGCTTTCATGGAGGACAGGTTAGAGGCCCTAATCTTTGCCTCGGCTGTAGTTTATGCGGCCATAACTTACGGCAAGAACTCAGTTCCAGGTCTTCCAAACGGGAAAGAAATAGCCGGCACGCTCGCGGGTCTCGCCATTGCTTCAATTCTCGTCCTGGCGGTCTTCAACCTAGGACCGAGCTATGCTGGGAGCAAGAGCGACGTCCTCATATGGACTTACAACCTCCACCAGGGCTTCGGGCCATACGAGGGGACGTTCAACGGATACGAACTTGTGAAGCTGTTGGAGGGGCAGAAACCTGACATCCTCGCATCCCAAGAGGTTGTTGGTGGAATGATAGGCGATGGCTACCAGGATGTTCCGCTCATGCTCTCTGCATATCTTGGCTACGCCTACGAGTACAAGCCAGCGGCGGAGGGAACCTACGGCGTTGCGGTGTTTTCCCGCTGGCACATGAAAACCGAGGGGGAGCTCAACCTCAAGAGCGTCGGCCAGGCGAGACCGGCTCAGAAGGTGAGGATTGAAGAGCTTGGAATAGTGCTGGTGAACGTCCACATGGGGCTGAGCGAGGAGGAGCGTGCGATGCAGGCGGAAGAACTCCTGAGCTTCGCCGAAAGCGAACCGGTAGCGCAGATAATCTTGGGCGATACAAATGCGGAGCCGGAGGAGAGGGCCATAGGGATACTAACCAGGGACTACCGGGACGCCTTTGAGAAGAGGCCGCCGTACACCTTCAACTGGGGAGGAATAGACGTCGAGAACATTGACTACATTCTCCTGAAGAAGGACTGGCCTGCGAAGGTGAAGAACTACGGCTGCCTCTGCGACGTTGAGGTCTCGGACCACAGGCCAGTGTGGGCGCTGATAGAACTTCCGTGA
- a CDS encoding RNA 2'-phosphotransferase yields MKPERKRVSKLMAYILRHSPEEFGLRPDVEGFVSLGELVNALKTVYPKVTEELVREIVENDPKGRYEIRGDRIRARYGHSFPVSLDHEEDTESRFLYHGTPRRNLPSILREGLKPMMRQYVHLSTDKTEALETGRRHGRDVVLLVIDAECLRKRGLKIYRAGRNVRIVERVPPECITLAV; encoded by the coding sequence ATGAAGCCTGAGAGGAAGCGGGTAAGCAAACTAATGGCGTACATTCTGCGACATTCTCCTGAAGAGTTCGGTCTCCGGCCGGACGTTGAGGGGTTCGTTTCTCTCGGCGAGCTTGTCAATGCACTGAAAACCGTTTATCCCAAGGTCACTGAAGAATTAGTTCGTGAAATCGTCGAGAACGATCCGAAGGGCCGCTACGAAATCCGTGGAGACAGAATAAGGGCCCGCTACGGCCACAGCTTTCCCGTCAGCCTGGATCACGAGGAGGACACGGAAAGCCGCTTTCTGTACCACGGTACCCCTCGAAGGAATCTGCCCTCGATTTTGAGGGAAGGATTGAAGCCCATGATGAGGCAGTACGTTCACCTAAGCACTGACAAGACTGAAGCCCTGGAAACTGGAAGGCGGCACGGGAGGGACGTAGTCCTACTGGTGATAGACGCAGAATGCCTGAGGAAGAGGGGCCTTAAGATATACAGGGCCGGAAGGAACGTGAGAATAGTTGAGAGGGTACCGCCGGAGTGCATAACCCTAGCGGTTTAG